From one Formosa sediminum genomic stretch:
- a CDS encoding regulatory protein RecX: MGSHKIFTVEEAKRALEHFCAYQERCHKEVQDKLRNMHMIPEAIDTVIVHLVTHNFLNEERFAKAYVRGKFKFKYWGRNRLTAELKRRQISRYNIETGLKELETLDYYGTFDALAARRCELIKESNTYKKRKKLADYLLYRGWESSMVYEKVKELIP; encoded by the coding sequence ATAGGTTCCCATAAAATATTTACCGTAGAAGAAGCAAAGCGGGCTTTAGAGCACTTTTGTGCTTATCAAGAGCGTTGCCACAAAGAAGTACAAGATAAATTGCGTAATATGCATATGATTCCTGAGGCCATAGATACTGTAATTGTACACTTAGTTACACATAATTTTTTAAATGAAGAACGTTTTGCTAAAGCATATGTTCGAGGGAAATTTAAATTTAAGTATTGGGGGAGAAACCGATTAACGGCAGAATTAAAACGTAGACAAATTAGTCGTTATAACATTGAAACTGGACTAAAAGAGTTAGAAACATTAGACTATTATGGCACTTTTGATGCTTTAGCAGCACGTAGATGTGAATTGATTAAAGAGTCGAATACTTATAAAAAACGAAAAAAATTAGCCGATTATCTATTATATCGCGGATGGGAATCGTCGATGGTTTACGAGAAGGTGAAAGAATTAATTCCATAA
- a CDS encoding sugar MFS transporter: protein MSKTLEHQESQKNNSLVPIIIIAGLFFIFGFVTWINGALIPFMKTINELTDAQSYLVASASYISFVVMALPASYIIGKVGYKKGMSFGLALMGIGALVFIPAAEARTYWVFLTGIFIQGLGMTLLQTASNPYITILGPMESAAKRIAIMGIANKIAGALGSLIFGAILLSGIDEIQEQLKTVSFDEKTTLLNEMADSVVMPYIIMAVVLFILAVLITKAPLPHVEAEDVDEEDTDGVVVVKKTSVFQFPHLWLGVLALFLYVGVEVIAGDTIISYGLSLGMPGEEAKSFTLMTLFAMVGTYLLGVFLIPKYISQVLALKVSAILGILFAICVLSTTGFTSVLFVAALGISNALVWPAIWPLALNGMGKFTKTASALLIMAISGGAIIPPLYGALVDSKKEVLLAEGLAESVATATAATSGYWILIPCYVFILFFAVYGHKVGLKKT from the coding sequence ATGTCTAAAACCTTAGAACATCAAGAGTCACAGAAGAATAATTCTTTGGTGCCTATAATCATTATTGCTGGATTATTTTTTATTTTCGGATTTGTAACTTGGATTAATGGGGCACTTATCCCTTTTATGAAAACCATTAATGAATTAACCGATGCGCAGTCTTATTTAGTCGCTTCTGCTTCTTATATTTCATTTGTAGTTATGGCTCTTCCAGCATCTTATATTATTGGAAAAGTAGGTTATAAAAAAGGTATGTCTTTCGGGTTAGCTCTTATGGGTATAGGTGCTTTAGTGTTTATTCCTGCGGCCGAAGCACGTACATATTGGGTGTTTTTAACAGGGATTTTTATTCAAGGATTAGGGATGACATTGTTGCAAACGGCATCTAATCCATACATCACTATTTTAGGACCTATGGAGAGTGCTGCCAAACGTATTGCAATTATGGGTATTGCTAATAAAATAGCGGGAGCTTTAGGGTCTTTAATTTTTGGAGCTATTTTATTATCTGGTATAGACGAGATTCAGGAACAATTAAAAACAGTTTCTTTTGATGAAAAAACAACACTTTTAAATGAAATGGCAGATAGTGTAGTTATGCCTTATATAATTATGGCTGTTGTACTATTTATTTTGGCCGTATTAATAACAAAAGCACCATTACCACATGTTGAAGCTGAAGATGTAGATGAAGAAGACACAGATGGTGTTGTGGTTGTTAAAAAAACCAGTGTTTTTCAATTCCCACATTTATGGCTAGGGGTGCTCGCATTATTTTTATATGTTGGGGTTGAAGTTATTGCTGGCGATACTATTATTTCCTATGGTTTATCGTTAGGGATGCCCGGAGAAGAGGCCAAATCGTTTACTTTAATGACACTTTTTGCAATGGTAGGTACTTACCTTTTGGGTGTGTTTTTAATTCCTAAATATATCAGTCAGGTATTGGCATTAAAAGTTAGTGCTATTTTAGGGATACTATTTGCTATTTGCGTGCTTTCAACCACTGGATTTACTTCGGTGTTATTTGTAGCAGCGCTTGGTATTTCTAATGCTTTGGTGTGGCCAGCTATTTGGCCATTAGCTTTAAATGGGATGGGTAAATTTACAAAAACAGCTTCAGCATTACTCATAATGGCTATTTCTGGAGGAGCAATTATACCGCCTTTATATGGTGCTTTAGTAGATTCTAAAAAAGAAGTTTTACTAGCAGAAGGTTTAGCAGAATCTGTGGCAACAGCAACGGCAGCAACTTCTGGATACTGGATTTTAATTCCGTGTTATGTATTTATCTTGTTTTTCGCTGTCTACGGACATAAAGTAGGACTTAAAAAGACATAA
- a CDS encoding cupin-like domain-containing protein codes for MTLNLQDIPRIKTISKEDFIKHYFKPQKPVVIEHFIDDWPAYSKWNLDYIKAVAGDKIVPLYDDRPVNYKDGFNQAHAKMKMSDYIDLLKREPTKYRIFLWNILKEVPQLQTDFTFPDFGLRLMKGLPMLFFGGKDSYTFMHYDIDLANIFHFHFEGEKEIILFDQSQNKFLYKVPHALITREDIDFHNPDLKQWPALKHAKGFKTQLNHGEVLYIPEGYWHYMRYITPGFSMSLRAIARHPKHLGKALYNVFIMRNFDNLMRKLKGQKWIDWKNKQAIIRTSKYNS; via the coding sequence TTGACATTAAATCTGCAAGATATACCTCGCATTAAAACCATTAGTAAAGAGGATTTTATAAAACACTATTTTAAACCTCAGAAACCTGTGGTAATCGAGCATTTTATTGATGACTGGCCTGCGTATTCTAAATGGAATTTAGATTATATTAAAGCTGTAGCTGGAGATAAAATCGTTCCGCTTTACGATGACAGACCTGTAAATTATAAAGACGGCTTTAATCAAGCTCATGCCAAAATGAAGATGAGCGATTATATAGATTTACTTAAGCGAGAACCCACAAAATACAGAATATTTTTGTGGAATATTTTAAAAGAAGTGCCGCAATTACAAACAGATTTTACGTTTCCAGATTTTGGTTTGCGACTCATGAAAGGATTACCTATGCTATTCTTTGGCGGAAAAGATTCTTATACATTTATGCATTACGATATTGATTTGGCTAACATTTTTCATTTTCATTTTGAAGGTGAAAAAGAAATTATTTTATTCGATCAAAGTCAAAATAAGTTTCTTTATAAAGTGCCACATGCTTTAATAACCAGAGAAGATATAGATTTTCATAATCCCGATTTAAAACAATGGCCTGCATTAAAACATGCAAAAGGGTTTAAAACCCAATTAAATCACGGCGAAGTACTTTATATACCAGAAGGCTATTGGCATTATATGCGCTATATTACACCAGGGTTTTCAATGAGTTTACGCGCTATTGCAAGACACCCAAAACATTTAGGTAAAGCACTTTATAATGTATTTATTATGAGAAATTTTGACAATCTAATGCGAAAACTTAAAGGTCAAAAATGGATAGATTGGAAAAATAAACAAGCCATAATTAGAACTTCTAAATATAATTCCTAA
- a CDS encoding choice-of-anchor D domain-containing protein produces MKKNYDLTLVLICCTTTFGFTQIFDENCSTKPSDWTFNSVAQESRYSLLDNSDDYVISETFEAYDKLELVTNLRSNRSGSVLACPIEIAGDGGSTWTARSFTQNNITKSYTNYTFNIGSLSGTDNKIRRNKISGNEENRTLRIDNLELNEDAIATGDCASESFSNIGDSSSYITRNWIGDNGIDWTATDTRTDEDLDGDEAIVIRSGSLTNDTSFPGGCGIITFDYARKFNNNSTLKVFINGTQYGSDISVAIDTSNTFSTTVNVSGPIDVELRNSGNRTIISNLSWTCYTGSPNPELQLVDNTSTNQNCGYTIDYGSQAISTNTDLTFDIENNGSADLDVSAFNVTGDYTIVSPATPFSITSGNTQTITVRFTPTVRGTRTGSITINNNDLDEGTCTVNLTGEGYTPAPEIDVEENTRASIPSGATPSIGHNTIFAATVMGNSTAPKTYYVHNEGTANLDLTSITSSNPTEFPITLNPGSTTIASGSEEYFEITFTPNGVGTRTATITIINNDADENPYTFEVQGTGECAAGTLTLSPATGPIDTVVYITSTISNFGSFTTATVNGISATLNVTSTSELEVTIPTGATTGSIEITDDLGCLSSELFTVIDQKISSCEGGSGTTTDLFISEVTDHGSGSHSYVEIFNGTGSSVNLANYEIRIHNNGNNSPTSSIALSGTIANNDVFVFAFGGTNATDNNATHGYDQASNVSGINENDNIRLYKSNVWIDLWGDTAGSSFTVTTKNYTYRRKNSGITAPSTTWNASDWDSFTPVDYTDIGTYDFSLGSPPIINNITATATACNEATVTVSATEGYAGGNALQYVWYVFKPEESSLGWKTISNGGIYTTSSASPDLIISNANSVLSYQYYCEVRENDASCFEASTAIQINIGGAIWDGTTWVWDDGTVTNTVPTLGTNVIINGNYDTSTGGSETSFKACECTINAPYTLTIENDTYVVVGNNFTVNGNVIVKTDGSFVQINDDAIIDGAVLSDKSKIQVEKETSSLGSAEEYTYWSAPVSGETIGSALADARRIFWYNGQNYLDATREVNNDNSTLTGQDDVDDNGDDWQYTSASGVMITGVGYAATHNSSSTFPGQFTYIFEGPFNNGIYNIPIYRNDSETNDNNWNLIGNPYPSALDADLFLSQNTNINQSIGATNGAIYLWSQATPSDANANGNQGYNYAQSDYAIINGTGQTMGGDGILPTRHIPSGQGFFVSMDNNATATVVSGDIKTSQVVFNNSMRVTENNTQFFRTTSTANKLWLNLTTDNGIINQILIAYLDGATDDDDGTFYDAKRNNYEDIHAIIYSNIPTAPENRYVIQAKHSSSLTLDEIIPFGFKTTITEPTIYSLSISQLEGDFLTTSPIYLYDKLLNKIHELSESEYVFTSETGTFEDRFELVFSQSTLSVNDATITTTDVVITELNNGFVKLATTSNTTISKVVIFDMLGRRIYSLNGNNSTEIYDVSKLSRTAYIAQITLANGQTISKKAIKKQ; encoded by the coding sequence ATGAAAAAAAACTACGACTTAACCTTAGTACTAATTTGCTGTACCACAACTTTTGGTTTTACGCAAATATTTGATGAGAACTGTTCCACCAAACCCAGTGATTGGACATTTAATAGTGTAGCGCAAGAAAGCAGATATTCGCTTCTTGATAACAGCGATGATTATGTTATCAGTGAAACTTTTGAAGCTTATGATAAATTAGAGCTAGTCACAAACTTAAGATCTAATAGATCGGGAAGCGTGCTAGCATGTCCCATTGAAATTGCAGGTGATGGCGGATCTACTTGGACAGCTAGATCATTTACACAAAATAATATCACTAAAAGTTATACCAATTATACTTTTAACATTGGTTCACTTTCAGGCACTGATAATAAAATAAGACGGAATAAAATATCTGGAAATGAAGAAAATAGAACTTTAAGGATTGACAATTTAGAATTAAATGAAGACGCTATTGCAACCGGTGATTGTGCTAGTGAATCATTTTCTAACATCGGAGATTCAAGTTCTTATATAACAAGAAACTGGATCGGTGACAACGGTATAGATTGGACAGCTACTGATACTAGAACAGATGAAGATTTAGATGGAGATGAGGCCATTGTAATTAGAAGTGGATCTTTAACTAATGACACATCATTTCCAGGTGGTTGTGGAATTATTACATTTGATTATGCTCGTAAATTCAATAACAATTCTACCCTAAAAGTTTTTATTAACGGTACTCAGTATGGAAGTGATATTTCTGTGGCTATTGATACTAGCAACACTTTTTCTACCACTGTAAACGTAAGTGGCCCTATAGATGTAGAGTTGCGTAATAGTGGAAATAGAACTATAATTTCAAACTTAAGTTGGACCTGTTATACAGGAAGTCCTAATCCAGAACTACAATTGGTAGACAACACATCTACAAATCAAAACTGTGGGTATACTATAGATTATGGTAGTCAAGCCATATCTACAAATACAGATCTTACTTTCGATATAGAAAATAATGGTAGTGCAGATTTAGATGTAAGTGCCTTTAATGTTACTGGAGATTATACTATTGTTTCACCAGCAACTCCTTTTAGCATAACATCTGGTAATACGCAAACAATTACAGTAAGGTTTACACCAACCGTTAGGGGAACTAGAACAGGAAGCATTACTATTAATAATAACGATCTAGACGAAGGGACATGTACAGTAAATCTAACAGGAGAAGGCTACACACCAGCACCCGAAATAGATGTAGAAGAAAATACGAGAGCATCCATACCTAGTGGTGCAACTCCTAGTATTGGACATAACACCATTTTTGCAGCAACTGTAATGGGCAACTCAACCGCCCCTAAAACGTATTATGTACATAATGAAGGTACGGCTAATTTAGATTTAACAAGCATTACATCTTCTAACCCTACAGAATTTCCAATAACTTTAAATCCAGGATCTACAACTATTGCCTCGGGGTCTGAAGAATATTTTGAAATTACTTTTACACCAAATGGTGTAGGAACCAGAACAGCAACAATAACAATTATTAATAATGATGCAGATGAAAACCCGTATACTTTTGAAGTACAAGGGACTGGCGAATGTGCAGCAGGCACTCTAACGCTATCACCTGCAACTGGGCCAATAGATACAGTAGTATATATAACATCTACTATTAGTAATTTTGGCAGTTTTACCACAGCAACTGTAAACGGTATTTCGGCTACATTAAATGTTACCTCCACATCAGAATTAGAGGTTACTATTCCTACGGGCGCAACCACAGGAAGTATAGAAATAACAGACGATTTAGGCTGTTTAAGTTCTGAATTATTTACAGTTATAGACCAAAAAATATCCAGTTGTGAAGGCGGTTCTGGAACAACAACCGATTTATTTATCAGTGAGGTAACAGATCACGGCAGCGGATCCCATTCATATGTAGAAATTTTTAATGGAACAGGTTCTAGTGTAAATTTAGCAAACTACGAAATTAGAATACATAATAATGGAAATAACTCTCCAACAAGTTCTATAGCTTTATCAGGAACTATTGCCAATAACGATGTATTTGTCTTTGCTTTTGGAGGAACTAATGCTACAGATAATAATGCAACACATGGTTACGATCAAGCGAGTAATGTTAGTGGTATTAATGAAAATGATAATATAAGGCTTTACAAATCTAATGTCTGGATTGACCTCTGGGGGGATACAGCCGGAAGCTCGTTTACTGTAACAACTAAAAATTACACTTACAGAAGAAAAAATTCTGGTATAACAGCGCCAAGTACCACTTGGAATGCTAGTGATTGGGATAGTTTTACTCCTGTAGATTATACAGATATTGGTACGTATGATTTTTCATTAGGTTCACCCCCAATTATTAACAACATTACAGCAACAGCTACTGCGTGTAACGAAGCTACCGTTACTGTATCTGCAACCGAAGGCTATGCAGGAGGAAACGCTCTACAATATGTTTGGTATGTGTTCAAACCTGAAGAATCTAGTTTAGGATGGAAAACCATCTCTAACGGTGGCATTTACACAACCTCTAGCGCTTCTCCAGATTTAATTATTTCGAATGCTAATAGTGTTTTAAGCTATCAGTATTATTGCGAAGTAAGAGAAAATGATGCTTCATGTTTTGAAGCCTCTACAGCCATACAAATTAATATTGGTGGCGCAATCTGGGATGGGACAACTTGGGTTTGGGACGATGGCACAGTAACAAATACAGTACCAACACTTGGAACAAATGTGATTATAAATGGAAATTACGACACCTCAACTGGAGGTTCTGAAACAAGTTTTAAAGCCTGTGAATGTACTATAAATGCGCCATATACTTTAACAATAGAAAACGATACATATGTTGTAGTTGGCAACAATTTTACGGTAAATGGGAATGTAATTGTAAAAACAGACGGCTCATTTGTTCAAATAAATGATGATGCCATTATAGATGGTGCTGTGTTAAGTGACAAGAGTAAAATTCAAGTCGAAAAAGAAACCTCTAGCTTAGGCTCGGCTGAAGAATATACCTATTGGAGTGCTCCGGTTTCTGGAGAAACCATTGGTAGTGCATTAGCAGATGCTAGACGTATTTTTTGGTACAACGGTCAAAATTATCTGGATGCAACTAGAGAAGTTAATAATGACAATAGTACACTAACTGGACAAGATGATGTTGATGACAATGGAGACGATTGGCAATATACTTCAGCATCAGGCGTCATGATTACAGGTGTTGGATATGCAGCAACTCATAATTCTTCAAGCACATTTCCTGGTCAATTTACGTATATTTTTGAAGGTCCCTTTAACAATGGAATTTATAATATTCCTATTTATAGAAATGATTCTGAGACAAACGACAACAACTGGAACCTTATAGGAAATCCGTATCCTTCGGCTTTAGATGCAGATTTATTTTTATCGCAAAATACTAACATTAACCAGAGTATTGGAGCTACTAATGGTGCTATATATTTATGGTCTCAAGCCACACCTTCTGATGCTAATGCAAACGGAAATCAAGGCTATAATTACGCACAAAGTGATTATGCTATAATTAATGGAACAGGACAAACTATGGGTGGTGACGGTATCTTACCAACGCGACATATACCATCTGGACAAGGCTTTTTTGTTTCTATGGATAATAATGCAACAGCTACTGTAGTATCTGGAGATATAAAAACAAGTCAAGTTGTTTTTAATAACAGCATGAGAGTCACAGAAAACAACACTCAGTTTTTTAGAACAACCAGTACAGCCAATAAATTATGGTTAAATTTAACGACAGATAACGGGATTATCAATCAAATTCTTATAGCTTATCTTGATGGCGCAACAGATGACGATGACGGTACTTTTTACGATGCTAAACGCAACAATTACGAAGACATTCACGCGATAATATACTCAAATATACCAACAGCTCCTGAAAACAGATATGTAATACAAGCCAAACATTCTAGCAGTTTAACTTTAGATGAAATCATTCCTTTTGGTTTTAAAACAACTATTACAGAACCTACTATTTACAGTTTATCTATTTCACAACTTGAAGGTGATTTTTTAACAACTTCACCAATATACTTATACGATAAGCTTCTTAATAAAATTCACGAATTATCTGAAAGCGAATATGTTTTTACTTCTGAAACAGGAACTTTTGAAGACCGATTTGAACTCGTATTTTCACAATCCACACTATCGGTAAATGACGCCACAATAACAACGACTGACGTTGTAATTACAGAGCTCAATAATGGTTTTGTAAAATTAGCAACCACATCTAATACCACTATTTCTAAAGTTGTAATATTTGATATGTTGGGCAGACGTATTTACAGCTTAAATGGCAACAATAGTACAGAAATTTACGACGTATCTAAATTGAGTAGAACAGCTTACATTGCACAAATTACGTTGGCTAACGGACAAACAATAAGTAAAAAAGCTATAAAAAAACAATAA
- a CDS encoding TonB-dependent receptor plug domain-containing protein: MTTTKFLSAIAILTSTITIAQENMQQEELEEVIITSSRIELPFSKNSRSINIITSTDIQESGVTNVADLLQQVAGVDIRRRGTAGMQADLYIRGGSFDQTLLLIDGIKVDDAQTGHHTMNMALPIDVIERIEIISGPAARVFGQNAFTGAVNIVTKKQTEDMLSVDTQTGSFHTLNAAITGGVNLKDSNHLVHVSRNTSEGYRHNTDYDNQNYFLKSTFNKSKLPINVLASMSERKFGANGFYATPSATEQYEETQTSLIGVSTKIKHDNWIFKPQVYWRRNQDLYLYTRDQPTGYRNLHITNKVGTEFNGSYTSDLGITGFGVDLSKVYIVSNNLGDHDRFMGTMFLEHQFKVLDNKLDITPGIALTYFSDFKWHAFPGIDLGYEINNNFKVYGNMGYTYRIPTYTDLYYSDPTTLGNENLDPEEAIAEEIGVKYNHKNFSASVAVFNRDSKNLIDYTKENEDDLWEASNIRELNTKGIDAYLNYNFSIGTYNQTINTSYTYIEDEVQDINSNFSRYSINSLKHHFVARYSSQFIKNISQSIIYKYAERTSGEHYTVVDASINYTLKTLEFSVIANNIFNEEYTESNLVPMPKGNLIFGLKYTFR; encoded by the coding sequence ATGACAACAACCAAGTTTTTATCTGCTATTGCAATTTTGACCTCAACTATTACAATAGCCCAAGAAAATATGCAACAAGAGGAATTAGAGGAAGTTATTATAACGTCAAGCAGAATTGAACTACCATTCTCTAAAAACTCCAGATCTATAAATATTATAACCTCTACAGACATTCAAGAATCTGGAGTTACAAATGTTGCCGATTTACTACAACAGGTAGCTGGAGTAGATATTCGCCGACGTGGAACTGCTGGAATGCAAGCCGATTTATATATACGTGGTGGAAGTTTTGACCAAACCTTACTACTTATTGACGGGATTAAAGTAGATGATGCACAAACAGGACATCATACCATGAACATGGCATTACCTATTGATGTTATAGAGCGTATTGAAATTATCTCAGGTCCTGCTGCACGCGTTTTTGGACAGAATGCTTTTACAGGAGCTGTAAATATTGTAACTAAAAAACAGACTGAAGACATGCTTTCTGTAGACACACAAACAGGATCTTTTCACACGCTTAATGCAGCCATAACTGGAGGAGTTAATTTAAAAGACTCTAATCATCTCGTACATGTATCAAGAAACACGTCTGAAGGTTATAGACACAACACAGATTACGACAACCAAAATTACTTTTTAAAAAGCACATTTAATAAAAGTAAACTTCCTATAAATGTATTAGCTTCTATGTCTGAGCGTAAATTTGGTGCAAACGGGTTTTATGCTACTCCCAGTGCGACTGAACAATACGAAGAAACACAAACCAGTTTAATTGGCGTATCTACCAAAATTAAACATGACAATTGGATTTTTAAACCACAAGTATACTGGAGACGTAATCAGGACCTTTATTTATATACCAGAGACCAGCCAACAGGATATAGAAATTTACATATTACCAATAAAGTGGGTACAGAATTTAACGGATCTTACACCTCAGATTTAGGAATTACAGGTTTTGGTGTAGATTTATCTAAAGTATATATTGTAAGTAATAATTTAGGAGATCACGATCGTTTTATGGGCACAATGTTTTTAGAACACCAATTTAAAGTGTTAGATAACAAATTAGATATCACACCGGGAATTGCCCTAACTTACTTCTCCGATTTTAAATGGCATGCCTTTCCTGGAATTGATTTAGGTTACGAAATAAATAATAATTTTAAAGTGTATGGTAATATGGGATATACCTACAGAATCCCAACCTATACAGATTTATATTACAGTGATCCTACCACACTTGGAAATGAAAACTTAGATCCTGAAGAAGCTATAGCTGAAGAAATAGGCGTAAAATACAATCATAAGAATTTTTCTGCTTCGGTAGCTGTATTTAATAGAGATTCAAAAAATTTAATAGATTATACAAAAGAAAATGAAGACGATTTATGGGAAGCATCAAATATTAGAGAATTAAACACTAAAGGTATAGATGCATACTTAAATTATAATTTTTCCATTGGCACTTATAACCAAACTATAAACACTTCGTATACTTATATTGAAGACGAAGTCCAAGACATAAACTCTAATTTTTCTAGGTATTCAATAAACTCTTTAAAGCATCATTTTGTAGCTCGATACAGTTCTCAGTTTATTAAAAACATCTCGCAATCTATTATTTATAAATATGCAGAACGTACTTCAGGAGAGCATTATACTGTAGTAGATGCTAGTATTAATTACACCTTAAAAACTTTAGAGTTTTCTGTCATTGCCAATAATATTTTTAATGAAGAGTACACAGAATCTAACCTTGTACCTATGCCAAAAGGAAATCTAATTTTTGGTTTAAAATACACGTTTAGGTAA
- a CDS encoding aminotransferase-like domain-containing protein, with translation MNSPVETLLLKLIDFDKTRSKPVYIQVSEQIVNLIQRGYLIKGTLLPGTRGLSALLKVHRNTAVAIYDELAAQGWVEILPNKGTFVLVPEQKTAKIKATTQQFNQAKAYAETTGFPFQNALHLASIHQQTKADYAINDGKPDLRLHPIIQFSRWYSSAMKRKPLIKKWNRVGDGSYSEFENQLCNYLNATRGFHIKPNNLISTRSTEMSLYIVSQLLIKQNNIVLVGHLSNYAANMIFHQVGAIIKTVPVDQDGLDVDYIKTHFQKGRIRCVYICAHRDYPTTITLSAERRLKLLQLAKQYKFAIIEDDFDYDFQFEGSAMLPLASSDANGLVIYLGKLGQSLFPSFQTGFVVAPSNLIAEAKNYLQLLDQQGDLIQEQMLSELIYEGEINRLIKKNIIIYKQRRDCLCNSLSTHFGNTIFWEVPTGGLAIWLEFKPEISLLKLAEEAEKNNLYIPKTILYQDKHTCAIRFGFGHLNEIEIEEVVSILKHIYINIVSQKK, from the coding sequence ATGAATAGTCCGGTTGAAACACTTCTTTTGAAATTAATAGATTTCGATAAAACGAGATCTAAACCCGTGTATATTCAGGTTTCAGAGCAAATAGTGAATTTAATACAACGGGGATATTTAATAAAAGGGACATTACTTCCTGGTACTAGAGGTTTGAGTGCGTTGCTAAAAGTTCATCGCAATACTGCTGTTGCTATTTACGACGAACTAGCCGCTCAAGGTTGGGTAGAAATTTTGCCTAATAAAGGCACATTTGTGTTGGTGCCAGAGCAAAAAACTGCTAAAATTAAAGCCACTACACAGCAGTTTAATCAGGCTAAAGCCTATGCAGAAACTACCGGATTTCCGTTTCAAAATGCTTTGCATTTAGCCTCTATACACCAACAAACTAAAGCAGATTATGCTATTAACGACGGGAAGCCAGATTTGCGTTTGCATCCTATTATTCAATTTTCAAGATGGTATAGTAGCGCAATGAAACGTAAACCATTAATTAAAAAGTGGAATCGGGTAGGAGATGGCTCGTATTCAGAATTTGAAAATCAATTGTGTAATTATTTAAATGCAACGCGTGGTTTTCATATAAAACCTAATAATTTAATAAGTACCAGAAGCACAGAGATGAGTTTGTATATTGTTTCGCAATTACTTATTAAACAAAATAATATTGTATTGGTAGGGCATTTAAGTAATTATGCTGCAAATATGATTTTTCATCAAGTTGGTGCAATCATAAAAACCGTTCCTGTAGATCAGGATGGATTAGATGTAGATTATATTAAAACACATTTTCAAAAAGGGCGTATTCGTTGTGTTTATATTTGTGCACACAGAGATTATCCCACTACAATAACTTTAAGTGCAGAACGGCGTTTAAAATTGTTACAATTGGCAAAACAATATAAGTTTGCAATTATTGAAGATGATTTCGATTACGATTTTCAGTTTGAAGGTTCTGCCATGCTGCCATTGGCAAGTTCAGATGCTAACGGACTGGTTATTTATTTAGGCAAACTTGGTCAATCCTTATTTCCTAGCTTTCAAACGGGTTTTGTAGTGGCGCCTAGTAATTTAATTGCTGAAGCTAAAAATTATTTGCAATTGCTTGATCAACAGGGTGATTTAATCCAAGAGCAAATGCTTTCAGAGTTGATTTACGAAGGAGAAATTAATCGTTTAATTAAAAAAAATATCATCATTTATAAACAACGTCGCGATTGTTTATGCAATAGTTTAAGTACACATTTTGGAAATACAATATTTTGGGAGGTACCAACTGGTGGTTTAGCGATTTGGTTAGAGTTTAAACCTGAAATATCGTTACTTAAACTTGCCGAAGAAGCAGAAAAAAATAATCTTTATATTCCTAAAACTATATTATATCAAGACAAACATACCTGTGCTATCCGTTTTGGATTTGGGCATCTAAATGAGATTGAAATAGAGGAGGTGGTAAGTATTTTAAAACATATTTATATCAATATAGTTTCGCAAAAAAAATGA
- a CDS encoding DUF6646 family protein, with translation MKNLLLIACLCVVSFANAQAFRGKGDQKFQIGASFQDNGTGINGTYDFGVGENISFGVSTTYLLGVNDDLDADFGDRFDIKARFNANLSSVIGMDEFDVYPGLSFSTRNFGGHVGARYFFTDGFGVYSEMSFPIAKYETESLTAEEKLNNQFVFSLGASFNL, from the coding sequence ATGAAAAATCTATTATTAATCGCATGTTTATGCGTAGTTAGCTTCGCTAATGCACAAGCTTTTAGAGGCAAAGGCGATCAGAAATTTCAAATTGGCGCTAGCTTTCAAGACAACGGAACAGGAATTAACGGAACTTACGATTTTGGTGTAGGCGAAAATATTTCTTTTGGTGTGTCTACAACTTATTTATTAGGTGTTAACGATGATTTAGATGCCGATTTTGGAGATCGTTTTGACATTAAAGCACGTTTTAATGCTAACTTATCTTCTGTTATTGGCATGGATGAATTTGATGTCTATCCAGGATTAAGCTTTAGCACAAGAAATTTTGGAGGCCACGTTGGTGCTAGGTATTTCTTTACTGACGGTTTTGGAGTATATTCTGAAATGAGCTTTCCTATTGCAAAATATGAAACAGAAAGCTTAACTGCTGAAGAAAAATTAAACAATCAATTTGTGTTTAGTTTAGGAGCATCTTTCAATTTATAA